A window of the Lolium perenne isolate Kyuss_39 chromosome 7, Kyuss_2.0, whole genome shotgun sequence genome harbors these coding sequences:
- the LOC127315314 gene encoding uncharacterized protein, translating to MKVLYTNAAASVEEWITNAEASLDSSARKIVGLDVEYDKLSGTYFNPKKAAVIQLCVGTDVLVYHICHADERSEKLYDFFHGYRYTFAGFCVVEDRTILSRSKYYVHNVKDIQAIWRDPDNRKRTQGLKDVAGVIIDPIYFEMKDGFGRAEHRMWADPPPLPPKHLEYATRDAYATYEVFRRLDVFERGFFSLFKHTEKKRGRDW from the coding sequence ATGAAGGTTTTGTACACAAATGCAGCAGCTAGTGTTGAGGAGTGGATCACCAATGCTGAAGCTTCCCTAGATTCTTCTGCTAGGAAGATTGTTGGTCTTGATGTTGAGTATGATAAACTCAGTGGAACCTATTTCAATCCGAAGAAAGCTGCTGTGATCCAGCTATGTGTTGGCACTGATGTTCTTGTGTACCACATATGCCATGCTGATGAGAGGAGTGAAAAGTTGTATGATTTCTTTCATGGCTATAGGTACACTTTTGCTGGGTTTTGCGTCGTAGAAGACCGCACCATTCTGTCACGTTCAAAGTACTATGTTCATAATGTGAAGGATATCCAGGCAATATGGAGAGATCCGGACAACAGGAAGAGAACTCAAGGTCTGAAGGATGTTGCTGGAGTTATTATAGATCCAATctattttgagatgaaggatggtTTTGGAAGGGCAGAGCACAGGATGTGGGCTGATCCGCCGCCTCTACCGCCTAAGCATTTGGAATATGCTACACGGGATGCATATGCCACGTATGAGGTTTTTCGGAGGCTGGATGTGTTTGAGAGGGGCTTCTTCTCCTTATTCAAACATACCGAGAAGAAGCGTGGCAGGGATTGGTGA
- the LOC127315313 gene encoding uncharacterized protein — MKVLYTNSAASVEEWITNAEASLDSSSRKIVGLDVEYDKLSGTYFNPKKAAVIQLCVGTDVLVYHICHADERSESLVEFLHGFRYIFAGFCTTEDCKVLSRSNLYVHNLKDIQEIWRDPDKKKKLQGLKDVAGAIIDPIYFEMKDGFGRAEHRMWANPPPLPPKHLEYAARDAYATYEVYRRLDLFERGFFSLFKHSEKKRGRDW; from the coding sequence ATGAAGGTTTTGTACACGAATTCAGCAGCTAGTGTTGAGGAGTGGATCACCAATGCTGAAGCTTCCCTCGATTCTTCTTCTAGGAAGATTGTTGGTCTTGATGTTGAGTATGACAAACTCAGTGGTACCTATTTCAATCCGAAGAAAGCTGCTGTGATCCAGCTATGTGTTGGCACCGATGTTCTTGTGTACCACATATGCCATGCTGATGAGAGGAGTGAAAGTTTGGTTGAGTTTCTTCATGGCTTTAGGTACATTTTTGCTGGTTTTTGCACCACAGAAGACTGCAAAGTTCTCTCACGTTCAAATCTCTATGTTCATAATCTGAAGGATATCCAGGAAATATGGAGAGATCCGGACAAAAAGAAGAAACTTCAAGGCCTGAAGGATGTtgctggagctattatagatccaatctattttgagatgaaggatggtTTTGGAAGGGCAGAGCACAGGATGTGGGCTAATCCGCCGCCTCTACCGCCTAAGCATTTGGAATATGCTGCACGGGATGCATATGCAACTTACGAGGTTTATCGAAGGCTGGATTTGTTTGAGAGGGGCTTCTTCTCCTTATTCAAACATTCCGAGAAGAAGCGTGGCAGGGATTGGTGA
- the LOC139833927 gene encoding protein FAR1-RELATED SEQUENCE 5-like, producing MTKRTGCKAFMRLKERSDGTCIVKDITLQHNHTLLLSPSMLVFMRSHKKVDPTLKGLVKDLQFSNIKHVNIMGLLTRLHGGRDKIGCHNRDILNMKAENTRKESMNEVQNMFKFFEDMKKENENFFYDYKVDDENRLENVFWSNASSRAAYADFGDCITFDTTYKSNKHHLPLAVFVGVNNHLQSTIFGVALMGNESEESFKWDKLTAILNHPLMSSEFEDAWKALIEEYNLHDINVMINLWAERKLWISA from the exons ATGACCAAAAGAACTGGGTGCAAGGCCTTTATGAGATTGAAAGAGAGGAGTGATGGTACCTGCATTGTCAAGGACATTACACTTCAGCACAACCATACCCTGCTGTTAAGCCCATCAATGCTAGTTTTCATGCGTTCTCACAAAAAGGTGGATCCAACATTGAAGGGGTTGGTAAAAGACCTTCAGTTCAGCAATATAAAACATGTAAACATAATGGGCCTGCTTACAAGGCTGCATGGTGGCCGTGATAAGATTGGCTGCCACAACAGAGACATACTAAACAT GAAAGCAGAAAACACGAGGAAGGAGTCCATGAATGAGGTGCAGAATATGTTCAAATTCTttgaagacatgaagaaggagaATGAAAATTTCTTCTATGACTACAAGGTTGATGACGAAAACAGACTGGAAAAtgttttctggtctaatgctagcTCGAGGGCAGCATATGCAGATTTTGGAGATTGCATAACTTTCGATACTACTTACAAGTCGAACAAGCACCACTTGCCCCTTGCAGTATTTGTCGGCGTAAACAACCACTTGCAGTCAACAATCTTTGGTGTTGCGTTGATGGGAAACGAGTCAGAGGAGTCCTTCAAATGG GATAAGCTGACTGCAATTTTGAACCATCCCCTAATGTCATCTGAGTTTGAAGATGCGTGGAAGGCTTTGATTGAAGAGTACAATCTGCATGATATAAATGTCATGATTAACTTATGGGCTGAAAGGAAATTGTGGATATCAGCTTAG